A region from the Pogoniulus pusillus isolate bPogPus1 chromosome 13, bPogPus1.pri, whole genome shotgun sequence genome encodes:
- the LOC135180931 gene encoding putative short-chain dehydrogenase/reductase family 42E member 2 codes for MQEGSTEELHSSQPCEGKQKEHTGPLVNRSRKALVTGGGGYLGYNLGCALVRSGIAVVLFDIRKPKGEIPSGAEFFKGDVRDYDAVFKACEGVDCVFHVAACGMSGLEQLQKKDQIESINVGGTKIIIDVCKQRNIPRLIYTSTVNVVFGGNPIEEGDEETVPYFPLEKQFNHYSRTKAIADRMILAANGTLLKGGDKLHTCVLRPPGIYGPEEQRHLPRVAVNIQRRLFNFKFGNHKVQMNWVHIGNLVQAHLLAAEALTSEKGYVASGQAYYIHDGENVIFSEWIVPLFEKLGYRKPWIHIPVLLVHIAATVMEYLHLILRPVFSFTPFLTRNEVWNITVTHTFRIDKARNQLGYNPKKFSFADSVDHYLKTRPACQEDHTLLKVILAFGILLSLIILSFF; via the exons ATGCAAGAAGGATCCACAGAAGAGCTCCACAGCAGCCAACCATGTGAAGGCAAACAAAAAGAGCATACTGGACCACTGGTTAACAGAAGCAGAAAGGCACTGGTGACAGGAGGTGGAGGCTACCTGGGATACAATCTGGGATGTGCTCTTGTTCGCTCAGGAATCGCTGTTGTTCTCTTTGACATACGGAAACCTAAAGGGGAAATTCCAAGTGGAGCAGAGTTTTTCAAG GGTGATGTGAGGGATTACGACGCAGTGTTCAAAGCCTGTGAAGGAGTTGACTGTGTTTTCCATGTGGCTGCATGTGGAATGTCAGGATTAGAACAA CTTCAAAAGAAAGATCAGATTGAATCCATAAATGTTGGAGGCACGAAAATAATAATTGATG TCTGCAAACAAAGGAATATCCCTAGGCTGATCTATACCAGCACAGTGAATGTGGTATTTGGAGGGAATCCTATTGAAGAAGGAGATGAAGAAACTGTGCCATATTTTCCACTGGAAAAG CAATTTAATCATTATTCTAGAACAAAGGCAATTGCAGACCGAATGATTCTTGCTGCTAATGGAACTTTGCTCAAAG GAGGGGATAAGCTCCACACTTGTGTGCTTCGTCCACCAGGCATATACGGACCAGAAGAGCAGCGGCACCTGCCACGAGTAGCA GTAAATATCCAGCGGAGGCTCTTTAACTTCAAGTTTGGCAATCACAAAGTTCAGATGAACTGGGTTCACATAGGAAATCTGGTGCAAGCTCACTTGCTAGCTGCTGAGGCTCTCACCTCTGAGAAGGGTTATGTAGCT AGCGGGCAGGCGTACTACATCCACGACGGCGAGAACGTCATCTTCTCCGAGTGGATAGTCCCTCTG TTTGAAAAATTAGGCTACAGGAAACCCTGGATCCATATTCCTGTTCTCCTGGTTCATATAGCag CTACTGTGATGGAATATCTGCACCTGATACTAAGGCCAGTTTTTAGCTTTACACCTTTCTTGACAAGGAATGAG GTGTGGAATATTACTGTAACTCACACTTTCCGAATAGACAAGGCAAGAAACCAGCTTGGTTACAACCCAAAGAAATTCTCCTTTGCTGATTCTGTGGATCATTACCTGAAAACAAGACCTGCTTGCCAAGAAGATCACACACTCCTCAAAGTGATCTTGGCCTTTGGCATTTTGTTAAGTTTGatcattctttctttcttctaa